The Pseudodesulfovibrio cashew genomic sequence CGACCTCTGCGGCGGCCACGGATCCCGCGGCGACCGAAGCCTCGACAGCGGCAACATCGCCCTTGACCATCACGGTCACCAGGGAAGAGCCGACATTTTCATATGAGACAAGCTCGACGTCAGCGGTCTTGAGCATTGCATCCGCGCCGCCGATGGCCGGTACCATTCCGAGTGTTTCAATGAGACCCAGGGCCTCTTCGCCGTAATACCTCAAACTGTTCTCCCCATAACTAGAGTAGTGGTCCGGATGCGGGTTGCTCCTCGGCGCCGGGATGGCGATGGGGGCTGAACCTTTTTCATCCTCACAAGGGCATGCTAGCCCTTCCCGTATGAGGGAAAGTCAACACTCTTCGGATTCTTTAGCTAATATTTATGACAATAGCCCATAATCATTCATCTTCTTTGAACAGAGCGCAAAGCATGAGCGCGAACTCCCCAGTCGTGGCCAGGCAGGGGCAAACCAACTGGAAATTAGCTAACAAACATTATTTACTGACATTAATTGTTTTGGCTGATTCGAAATGCAGGGCAGCGGAAACATTGCCCTAGGGGGAAGGATTGGGTCGGCAACTCACAAGACGAGAACCGGAACTCGCGGAGCTCTCCCGGACTGTCCAATCATTGCAAAAGAAATGAAGTGAAGTCGGGCCAACTTGCCCAGGAGGCGAGAACGCCGCAACCGCCGGGAAAGCGGAAGATCTCCCGCGTGCTGCTTGAGGACTATGCTCCCGGATTATCCCAAATGAAAAAGGTCATCCCCTGAAAGGAACAACCTCATTATCTCGCTGCGGCAGAGATGGGGAAAGTTGACTCACGCCCACCCTTGTACGATTTTCAGCAACAAGCTGTCAGATGGACAAATGGGACACAACGCCCGGGTGTACCGACGCGCGTGGAAGCTCCCACCAAGTTCGCTCTTCCATATACTATTAAGACATGGGGCCGCTCAAAAGTTCACAGCGGAAGAAATATCGTAGCGGCCCGCTACTCCACAAGATTGACGCCTGCCCGTTTGGCAACGCCGCGTACATGACGCTCCATGGCCTGATGCGCCTCTACAGGACGGCGCTCCCGGATATATTCCATAATCCGTTCGTGCTCGCGTACGGTCTCCTGCACACTCTCGTCAAAGGAGAGCGGCAGGGTCTGACTCTCGAAAAACAGGCCCAGAAACGGGGTGATGGCCTCGGTGAAGAAGCGGTTGTTCGCAGCCTCGATCATCTGCGAGTGAAAAGTGAAGTCCAGCCGGGAGAACTCCTTCAGGTCCCGATTTTCGAGAGCCCTGTACATTCCGGCCACCACCACGCCCATGTCCTCCACCTGGGCCGAAGTCGCGTTGACCGCAACCAGACCGGCTATGGCCGGTTCCACGGCGTGGCGGAACTGGTACATCTGGGATTCGCGGCCGGAGAGCGCGGACGAGGCCTGAATCTTCACACTCGAAGGCAGCCCCGGGGCCGAACCCTGACTGGGGCCGCCCAGAAAGACGCCCTTGGCAGGCTGGATGACCAGCCGCCCCCTGGCCTCCAGGGAAACCAGCGCCTCACGAATGGTAGGACGGCTGAATCCAAGCTCCTCAGCCAGTGTCCGCTGGGAAGGCAGTCTCTGGCCATCCGCCCAGCCGTTCTGCCGAATCAATGACTCAATACTATATACTGCAGCCTCTGTTCTGGACTGCTTGCGTCCGGCAGTCCCGTCATAATGATTGTGTGTTTTTAGGGGCATACATTCCAACTTGGAGCTAAAAGTTACTGCATACGCAGACTGGTCTTACCAGTTCGATTTTTTCTATTCACATGCTTTTTTGCATTTTGTCCAGAAGTATTTTTTAACTACACTTTTGTGGCATATTGCCTATTTTTTGATAATTTTGTTATTTTTAATTTTTTTCTAAGCTAGTTTTCATTCTCAATTGACAATTAGATTAAAATGGTCCATCTAGAAACCGGTCATACCGGACAGCCACTCGTGGTCAGGGCGGTCAGCCAAAAGACAACTGGAGATATGCGGTGAACGTCACCCCTGCCAGGGAAGAACGGAAGCCCCACATCGGGCGGAATGCGAGAGAAACCAAGCGTTCCAACATCCGCGACAAACGAAAGGCAAACCATAGTACCAGCGGCGGACTGAAATGAGCAGCATCGGAAAAGTGGAATTGTCGGCACTGGCCAAATATTACGGCCCCGTCGAAGCGTTACGCGACATAGAGTTGACCATCGAGGCTGGAGAATACTGCTGCCTGCTCGGACCGAGCGGATGCGGCAAAAGCACGGCTGTACGCATGATCTCCGGGCATGAGGAGGTCACGCAAGGCGACATCCTGCTGGACGGGCGCAACATCACCAATGCGCCGCCTGCAAAGCGAAAGACCGCGCTGATGTTCCAGAACTATGCCCTGTTCCCCCACCTCTCCTGCGTGGACAACGTCGCCTTCAGCCTGAAAATTGCGGGCGAGTCCAAGAAGGCCCGCCGCAGTCAGGCCATGGAACTACTGGAACTGGTGCACATGGCTGAATATGCGGCCGCGCTGCCCGACCAGCTTTCCGGCGGGCAGCAGCAGCGGGTGGCCCTTGCCCGAGCCCTCATCACCAAGCCTTCGGTCATCCTGCTCGACGAACCCCTCTCGGCGCTGGACCCGTTCCTCCGCGTGCAGATGCGCAAGGAGCTGCGGAACATCCAGAAGGAGCTGGACATGACATTCATCCATGTCACCCACTCCCAGGAAGAGGCCTTCGCCCTGGCGGACAAGGTGGTGGTCATGTCCAAGGGCACCATTCAGCAGATCGCGACGCCCCGCCAGGTCTTCGAGACGCCGAACACCCCCTTCGTTGCCGGATTCATCGGCGGCCACAACATCTTTTCAGCACATTTCGAACCCCTTTCCGGGAACGGATACACGGTGACCATGGATGGCGCCGCCGCTTGCACGTGCGGTTCGCAGCAGCACCTCGAGCAGGCAGGCACCTACGGTTTCTCCGTGCGGGCGGACCACATCCGCCTCGAGGAGGAAGCTTCCGGCCTCGACATGAGCATGCCTGCCACCGTGGTTTTGACCGAATACCAGGGAAGCCACGTCATTGTGCATTGCGAAATCGACAGCGGCGATATTGTACAGGTCAATATCGCCGACGACAGATATTTTGCGACTCGCCCAGAACCGGGACAGAAAGTCTCTCTCGGCTGGGCCTGCCGCGACATGAATGTATTTCCCCCTAATAGGGGCACTGCCAAAAACTAGTAACCTAGAGGAGAGAGAGCCATGGGTAAAGACGAGGCAAAGAAAACCGGCAAGATGAGTCGCAGGAAATTTTTGGGAACCGCTGCAGCAGCCACCGCTGCCGTCGCAGCGGCACCGGTCATCACCGGTTTCCCCACCGTGTGGGCCCAGAACATCAAGAACATCAAACTGCGCCAGTTCGGCACGGGCACCGCGAGCGTCAACGCCATCGCGGACAAGGTCAAGGAAGAGCTCGGCTTCACCATCGAGATGACCGCCCTGGACTCCGACGCGGTCGTGCAGCGCGCGGTCACCCAGCCCAAGTCCTACGACATCGCGGACATTGAATACTGGGTCTGCAAAAAAGTGTATCCCAGCGGCTGCATCCAGCCCATGGATACCTCCCGCATCAAGCTCTACGACAAGATTTCCCCCCTGTTTAAAAACGGCAAGTTGACCCCCGACTCCAAGATCGCGCAGGGAACCGCCCCGCACACGGTCGGCTTCGTCGAACACAAGGACGACACGAAGTTTTCCAAGAACGAAACCAAGTGGATGACCCTTATCCCGACCATTTACAATGCCGACACCCTCGGCATCCGTCCCGACCTGGTCGGCCGCGAGATCAAGAACTGGCGTGACATCATGGACCCCGCGTTCAAGGGCAAAACCTCCATCCTGAACATTCCGGCCATCGGCATCATGGACGCCGCCATGATCTGCGAGTCCATGGGCGTCATCAAGTACGGCGACAAGGGCAACATGACCCGCGACGAGATCGACAAGACCATCGAGGTCCTCAAGAAGGCCAAGAAGGACGGCCAGTTCCGCGCCTTCTGGAAGTCCTTTGACGAGTCCGTCAACCTCATGTCCTCCGGCGAAGTCGTCATCCAGTCCATGTGGTCCCCGGCAGTCGCCGCAGTCCGCGCCAAGGGCATCCCCTGCAAGTACCAGCCGCTGGAAGAAGGCTACCGCGCCTGGGGCGGCGGCCTGGGCATCGCCCGCCACCTGTCCGGCCTGGAGCTGGACGCCGCCTACGAGTACTTCAACTGGTACATCTCCGGCTGGGCCGGCGCCTACCTCAACCGCCAGGGCTACTACAGCGCGGCCCCCGAGACCTCCAAGCAGTACATGTCGGACGACGAATGGGGCTACTGGATCGAGGGCAAGGCCGCCAAGAAGGACATCGTCAGCCCCGAAGGCGTTGTCATGGAAAAGGCCGGTGCCATCCGCGACGGTGGTTCCTACAACGAGCGCATGGGCCACGTGGCCTGCTGGAACTCGGTCATGGACGAGAACAAGTACATGATCCGCAAGTGGAACGAATTCATCGCCTCCTAACCTAACCTCGAGAGGCTCCCCGGAAAACGGGGAGCCTCGTCCCAAAGGTCCCATCCCATGGAAAACGCCAAAAGCGCATATCTCCAGGCTCTCCCGCTCTTCATGATCATGCTGATCTTCCTGGTCATCCCGACCATCATGATCGTGATCGTCAGTTTCTGGGACTACAACGCCTTTTCCGTCATCCCCGATTTCATCTGGGACAACTACGATTTTCTGCTGACATCGTCCGTAACATGGCAGGCCTACGCCAAGACCCTGTTCTACGCCGTAACCTCATGGGCGCTGACGCTGCTCATAGGCTTCACCGCAGCCCACTACATGGCCTTTCATCTCCGCACCACCAAGTCGCAGACCATCTGCTTCCTGCTGGCCACGGTGCCCTTCCTCACCTCGAACATCATCCGCATGATTTCCTGGATTCCCCTGCTCGGCCGCAACGGACTGGTCAACCAGACGCTCCAGGCCGTCGGGCTGACCGATCACCCGTTGGAATTTCTTCTCTACAGCGACTTTTCCGTGGTCCTGGCCTTTGTCCACCTCTACACCCTGTTCATGGTGGTGCCCATCTTCAACTCCATGATGCGCATCGACCGCAAGCTGGTCGAAGCGGCCATCGACGCAGGTGCGACACCCTGGCAGGTCATCACCCAGGTGATCATCCCCCTGTCCAAGTCCGGCATCACCATCGGCACCATCTTCGTGTTCACCCTGGTCATGGGAGACTTCATCACGGTCCGGCTCATGAGCGGCGGACTGAGCGCCTCGGTTGGGCTGCTCATCTACAACGAGATCAGCCTGCTGCAGTATCCCGCAGCGGCAGCGGGCGCCGTGACCCTGCTGGCCACGGTCCTGATAATGCTCGCCATCCTCTTCAGATTCGCCAACATCCGCAAGGATCTCTAGGAGCCCGCCATGCAGAACTCGACCAAGCGCCCGATGAGCTTCTACTTCCTGACCGCCTTCTTCGCCCTGTTCATTCTCTTTCTGTACGGGCCTACGCTGACCATCGGCATCCTCTCGTTCCAGGGTCCGTCCGGCGGCCTGACCTTTCCCATGAACGGCGTATCACTGCACTGGTACTACAAGCTGTTCGAACAGCAGGCCGTGGGCGACTTCGGCGGCTCCCTGACCCGCTCGCTCCTGCTGGCCCTGGCGGTAATGGTCACCACCGTGGTCATCTCCCTTTCGGCGGGCATGGCCTTCCGCAAGAAGTTCAAGGGAAGCGGCGTGCTCTTCTACCTGACCATCGTCAGCCTGATCATCCCGTCCATCCTCATCAGCCTCGGTATCGGCCTGCTCTTCAACCAGGTCGGGATCGAGCCCACCTGGTACGGCTCGGCCTTCGGCGCACACCTGACCTGGACCCTGCCCTTCGGCCTGCTGATCATGTTCGCGGTGTTCAACCGGTTCGACAAGTCCTACGAGGCGGCGGCCAGGGACATGTGCGCCACGCCGTTCCAGACCCTGCGCTACGTGGTGGTTCCGCTCATCCTGCCCAGCCTGGTCGGCGTGGGCCTGTTCGGCTTCACCCTCTCCTACGACGAGTTTGCGCGTACCATCATGACCTCGGGGTCGCAGAACACCTTGCCGCTTGAGATCTTCGGCATGACCACCAACGTGACCACGCCCGTGCTCTATGCCCTGGGGACTCTGACCACCTTCATTTCCTTTGTAGTCATCGTCGGCACCCTGTTCATCCTCCACATGCTCAAACGACGCCGCAACCGCGCCGCCATCGGAAAATAGCCTCATGCGCATCCTGATCATCAATCCCAACTCCAGCGCGCCCATGACCCGCTCCATCGAGGAGACCGCCCGCAGGGTCTGCTCGTCCGGGACCGACATCACCGCAGCCTGCCCGCCAGACAGCCCTCTCTCCATCGAGGGGCACTCGGACGGCGCGCTGGCCGCGTATCACATGCTCCGGCTGACGGACCAAAGCGATCCGGCCGACGGATACGTGGTCGCCTGCTTCGATGACACGGGCGTTGACGCCCTGCGAGAAAGGTTGGCTGGCCCCGTCCTGGGCATTGGCGAGGCGGCCATGCACGCCGCCACCATGCTCGCCTGCCGTTTCTCGGTCCTGACCACCCTCGAGCGGTCTGTCCCCATTATCGAAGACAATGCGGCCAGGTACGGATTGGGCATCCGGTGCCGGGGCGTACACGCGTCCGACCTCCCGGTTCTGGCCTTGGAGGAATCCGGCGACGACAGCGCATTTTCCATTATCCGCGAGGCCGCGACCCGCATCCTGAAGAAGGACCGCAGCGACGCTCTGGTGCTCGGCTGCGGAGGAATGACCCACTTCGCGGAACGGCTTGGCAATGAACTCGGCGTCCCGGTGGTGGACGGCGTGTCCACGGCGGTCAGGTTCGTGGAGTCGCTGATCGGGCTCAACCTCGGGACGAGCAAGGCCGGAGGCTACGCATACCCCCGTGAAAAGACCTCCCCCATTTCCAAGGAAGACAGCCATGCATGATCTCGTTTTGGTAAACGCCCGGCTGGTGACCGAGGAGACTGTCCGCGACGCCACGGTCGGCATCACCGATGGCCGCATCGCCCGTATAGCTCCGCCCGAAGAATCCCTTGAAGGAACCCGAAGCCTGGACTGCTCCGGGAAGCTCGTGCTGCCGGGCTTCATCGACCTGCATGTCCACTTCAACGAGCCGGGCCTGACCCGTCGCGAAGACTATTTCACGGGCTCGTCCGGCGCGGCGGCAGGCGGCATCACCCTTTTTGCGGACATGCCCCTCTCCAATGCGCCGTACACCCTCACGGAAGCGGACGTGCACGACAAGATCGCCAGGGCGCAACGCTCTTCGGTCGTTGATTTCGCCATCTGGGGCGGTTTTGTCGAAGACAACGTCAACGAGATGGCCCCCATGGCAAACGCCGGAGCATACGGCTTCAAGATGTTCACCTGCGACGCAGGCGACGGCTTTCCCACACCCGCGCCCGAGACCATGCGGCGGGGTTTCTCCGAAGCCGGAGAACTCGGCGTGTTCATCGGCGCACACTGCGAAGACCAGGCGGCAATGGACCGTAACGCCCTGCGTTGCCCGCCCGGCATGGAAGAAATCGACCGATTCCTGGCCATCCACGACCCGGAAACGGAGCTGTCCGCAGTCCGGTTCGCCCTGGGTCTGGCCGAACGGACCGGAGCGCACCTCCACATCTGCCATGCGAGCCTGCCCGAAACCGTGGACCTCGTGACCGAGGCACGGCGACACGGCGTTGCCGCCAGCGTGGAGACCTGCCCACAATACCTGCTCTGCACCGAAGAAGACCTGCACCGCATCCGGGGTCCGCTCAAGTGCACCCCGCCGGTGCGCAACCGTGACTCGGTGGAAGGGCTGTGGCAACGGGTGTTCGACGGTGCCGTGGACTTTCTGGGCACAGACCATTCCCCCGCCGAAGTAGAAGAGAAGCACCAAAGTTCCTTCAACGCCTGCTGGGGTGGCATCAACGGCGTCCAATACCTTTTCCCCCTGTTGCACACGGAGGGAGTCGTCCGGCGCGGAATGGACATCCGCCAATTGGTTCGGCTCTACAGCTCGGAGCCGGCCCGATTCATCGGGCACTACCCGAACAGGGGAACCCTGGCGGAAGGCAGCGAGGCCAGCTTCGTCCTCTTCGACCCGGAAGCCCAATGGACCATCCGGGCGGAGAAACAGCTCACCAAGCACCGACAGACACCATACGACGGCATGCGTTGTACGGGCCGCATCGAACAGACCTGGCTCCGAGGCGAGCCCGTCTGCGTCTACGATGACGACACCGGAGGACACAGGCTCTCGGGCCGGAAAGGAGCCGGGAAGCTCGTCACCCCCGTGAACAATAAAGGGCAAAAAAAATGAACACGATACACACCAACCCCGAGCGGCTGGAGCGGTTTCTGACGGAGATCGCGGCTTTCGGGGCCACGGCCAACGGCGGGGTGACCCGTTTGGCATTGAGCGACGAGGACCGCGACGCTCGGGACCGGCTCAGGGAGTGGTTTGAGGAGGCCGGGTGCGAAACCCGGATCGACCGCATGGGCAACATGTTTTTCATTCGGCCGGGAAGGAACCGCGCCCTGGCGCCGGTCATGACCGGGTCCCATTGCGACTCGCAGCCGCAGGGGGGGCGTTTCGACGGCATCCTCGGCATCATCGGCGGGCTGGAGGCGGTCTGCGCCCTGAATGATGCGGGCGTGACCCTGGAGCGGGACCTCATCGTGGTCAACTGGACCAACGAGGAAGGCAGCCGCTTCACTCCCGGCACTACGGGCTCGGGCGTGTTCGCGGGCAAGCTGGACCGCGAGGCCATGTACGGCCTGACCGACCGTGA encodes the following:
- a CDS encoding FadR/GntR family transcriptional regulator, which translates into the protein MPLKTHNHYDGTAGRKQSRTEAAVYSIESLIRQNGWADGQRLPSQRTLAEELGFSRPTIREALVSLEARGRLVIQPAKGVFLGGPSQGSAPGLPSSVKIQASSALSGRESQMYQFRHAVEPAIAGLVAVNATSAQVEDMGVVVAGMYRALENRDLKEFSRLDFTFHSQMIEAANNRFFTEAITPFLGLFFESQTLPLSFDESVQETVREHERIMEYIRERRPVEAHQAMERHVRGVAKRAGVNLVE
- a CDS encoding ABC transporter ATP-binding protein, translating into MSSIGKVELSALAKYYGPVEALRDIELTIEAGEYCCLLGPSGCGKSTAVRMISGHEEVTQGDILLDGRNITNAPPAKRKTALMFQNYALFPHLSCVDNVAFSLKIAGESKKARRSQAMELLELVHMAEYAAALPDQLSGGQQQRVALARALITKPSVILLDEPLSALDPFLRVQMRKELRNIQKELDMTFIHVTHSQEEAFALADKVVVMSKGTIQQIATPRQVFETPNTPFVAGFIGGHNIFSAHFEPLSGNGYTVTMDGAAACTCGSQQHLEQAGTYGFSVRADHIRLEEEASGLDMSMPATVVLTEYQGSHVIVHCEIDSGDIVQVNIADDRYFATRPEPGQKVSLGWACRDMNVFPPNRGTAKN
- a CDS encoding ABC transporter substrate-binding protein translates to MGKDEAKKTGKMSRRKFLGTAAAATAAVAAAPVITGFPTVWAQNIKNIKLRQFGTGTASVNAIADKVKEELGFTIEMTALDSDAVVQRAVTQPKSYDIADIEYWVCKKVYPSGCIQPMDTSRIKLYDKISPLFKNGKLTPDSKIAQGTAPHTVGFVEHKDDTKFSKNETKWMTLIPTIYNADTLGIRPDLVGREIKNWRDIMDPAFKGKTSILNIPAIGIMDAAMICESMGVIKYGDKGNMTRDEIDKTIEVLKKAKKDGQFRAFWKSFDESVNLMSSGEVVIQSMWSPAVAAVRAKGIPCKYQPLEEGYRAWGGGLGIARHLSGLELDAAYEYFNWYISGWAGAYLNRQGYYSAAPETSKQYMSDDEWGYWIEGKAAKKDIVSPEGVVMEKAGAIRDGGSYNERMGHVACWNSVMDENKYMIRKWNEFIAS
- a CDS encoding ABC transporter permease, producing the protein MENAKSAYLQALPLFMIMLIFLVIPTIMIVIVSFWDYNAFSVIPDFIWDNYDFLLTSSVTWQAYAKTLFYAVTSWALTLLIGFTAAHYMAFHLRTTKSQTICFLLATVPFLTSNIIRMISWIPLLGRNGLVNQTLQAVGLTDHPLEFLLYSDFSVVLAFVHLYTLFMVVPIFNSMMRIDRKLVEAAIDAGATPWQVITQVIIPLSKSGITIGTIFVFTLVMGDFITVRLMSGGLSASVGLLIYNEISLLQYPAAAAGAVTLLATVLIMLAILFRFANIRKDL
- a CDS encoding ABC transporter permease — protein: MQNSTKRPMSFYFLTAFFALFILFLYGPTLTIGILSFQGPSGGLTFPMNGVSLHWYYKLFEQQAVGDFGGSLTRSLLLALAVMVTTVVISLSAGMAFRKKFKGSGVLFYLTIVSLIIPSILISLGIGLLFNQVGIEPTWYGSAFGAHLTWTLPFGLLIMFAVFNRFDKSYEAAARDMCATPFQTLRYVVVPLILPSLVGVGLFGFTLSYDEFARTIMTSGSQNTLPLEIFGMTTNVTTPVLYALGTLTTFISFVVIVGTLFILHMLKRRRNRAAIGK
- a CDS encoding aspartate/glutamate racemase family protein, translated to MRILIINPNSSAPMTRSIEETARRVCSSGTDITAACPPDSPLSIEGHSDGALAAYHMLRLTDQSDPADGYVVACFDDTGVDALRERLAGPVLGIGEAAMHAATMLACRFSVLTTLERSVPIIEDNAARYGLGIRCRGVHASDLPVLALEESGDDSAFSIIREAATRILKKDRSDALVLGCGGMTHFAERLGNELGVPVVDGVSTAVRFVESLIGLNLGTSKAGGYAYPREKTSPISKEDSHA
- the allB gene encoding allantoinase AllB, with product MHDLVLVNARLVTEETVRDATVGITDGRIARIAPPEESLEGTRSLDCSGKLVLPGFIDLHVHFNEPGLTRREDYFTGSSGAAAGGITLFADMPLSNAPYTLTEADVHDKIARAQRSSVVDFAIWGGFVEDNVNEMAPMANAGAYGFKMFTCDAGDGFPTPAPETMRRGFSEAGELGVFIGAHCEDQAAMDRNALRCPPGMEEIDRFLAIHDPETELSAVRFALGLAERTGAHLHICHASLPETVDLVTEARRHGVAASVETCPQYLLCTEEDLHRIRGPLKCTPPVRNRDSVEGLWQRVFDGAVDFLGTDHSPAEVEEKHQSSFNACWGGINGVQYLFPLLHTEGVVRRGMDIRQLVRLYSSEPARFIGHYPNRGTLAEGSEASFVLFDPEAQWTIRAEKQLTKHRQTPYDGMRCTGRIEQTWLRGEPVCVYDDDTGGHRLSGRKGAGKLVTPVNNKGQKK